A DNA window from Taeniopygia guttata chromosome 8, bTaeGut7.mat, whole genome shotgun sequence contains the following coding sequences:
- the S1PR1 gene encoding sphingosine 1-phosphate receptor 1 produces MNSGTTAPQKVTSNPTNTDVNYVIKEHYNYTGKLNESVDTGIKVTSVVFIIICCFIILENIFVLLTIWKTKKFHRPMYYFIGNLALSDLLAGVAYTANILLSGHKTYSLTPNQWFVREGTMFVALSASVFSLLAIAIERYITMLKMKLHNGSNSFRSFLLISACWVISTILGGLPIMGWNCKNLLSNCSTVLPLYHKHYILFCTTVFTGLLLSIVVLYCRIYSMVRTRSRRLTFRKNITKATRSSEKSLALLKTVIIVLSVFIACWAPLFILLLLDVGCKVKTCPILYKAEYFLVLAVLNSATNPIIYTLTNKEMRRAFIKILCCCTCPPADSGTKFKRPIIGGMEFSRSKSDNSSHPQKEDGDHPETIMSSGNVTSSS; encoded by the coding sequence ATGAACTCTGGCACCACTGCCCCGCAGAAGGTCACCAGCAACCCTACCAACACTGATGTCAACTATGTCATCAAAGAGCATTATAATTACACGGGAAAGCTAAATGAGAGTGTGGACACTGGAATTAAAGTGACGTCGGTGGTTTTTATTATCATTTGCTGCTTTATAATCTTAGAGAACATTTTTGTCTTGCTTACCATCTGGAAAACCAAGAAGTTTCACAGACCCATGTACTATTTCATTGGGAACTTGGCTCTTTCAGACTTGCTGGCTGGTGTGGCTTACACTGCCAACATCCTGCTATCTGGACACAAAACCTACAGCCTGACTCCCAACCAGTGGTTTGTAAGAGAAGGCACCATGTTTGTTGCCTTGTCAGCTTCTGTGTTCAGCTTGTTGGCCATCGCCATCGAGAGATACATCACCATGCTGAAGATGAAACTCCACAATGGCAGCAACAGCTTCCGCTCCTTCTTGCTGATCAGTGCGTGCTGGGTCATCTCCACAATCCTTGGGGGGCTCCCGATCATGGGCTGGAACTGCAAGAACCTCTTGTCCAACTGCTCCACCGTGCTGCCTCTCTACCACAAGCACTATATTCTCTTTTGCACAACGGTTTTCACTGGCCTTTTGTTATCTATTGTGGTCCTCTACTGCAGGATCTACTCCATGGTGAGGACTAGGAGCCGCAGGCTGACATTTCGGAAAAACATTACCAAAGCTACCAGGAGCTCAGAAAAGTCACTAGCCTTGCTCAAGACAGTGATCATAGTCCTGAGTGTCTTCATTGCCTGCTGGGCTCCTCTGTTCATCCTCCTTTTACTGGATGTGGGGTGCAAAGTGAAGACCTGCCCAATCCTCTACAAAGCAGAGTATTTCTTAGTACTGGCCGTGCTCAATTCAGCCACAAACCCTATCATCTACACCTTGACAAACAAAGAGATGAGGAGGGCATTCATCAAGattttgtgctgctgcacaTGTCCCCCAGCAGATTCTGGGACCAAATTCAAACGGCCAATCATTGGGGGGATGGAGTTCAGCCGGAGTAAGTCTGACAACTCCTCACACCCACAGAAGGAGGACGGTGACCATCCTGAAACCATCATGTCTTCAGGCAATGTTACCTCATCTTCTTAG